GTTACATCCAGACAACCTATAGGATCATTATCGTCAAAAGTCCCTGCTTTTGCGGTCATTGAATACCAGTTTCCGTTGAGATACATACTGAAATTATGCGCCGTATCCGGCCTGTATTCTGCAGTACCTTTCTTTTCAACTACAAAACCAGCTTCCAGTTTTTTGAGCAGCTCTGCTTCTGTCAATCCGTTCAGATCTTTAACCACCCGGTTGTAATCGAAAATTTTCAGTTGATTATCGGGAAAGTGAACAGCAAGGAAGAAGTTATATTCTTCAGTACCTTTGTGA
The sequence above is a segment of the Bacteroidota bacterium genome. Coding sequences within it:
- a CDS encoding DUF1015 family protein, with protein sequence HKGTEEYNFFLAVHFPDNQLKIFDYNRVVKDLNGLTEAELLKKLEAGFVVEKKGTAEYRPDTAHNFSMYLNGNWYSMTAKAGTFDDNDPIGCLDVTILSDLVLDQILGIKDLRKSQRIDFVGGIRGLGELKRRVDSGEMKVAFALYPVSMKQLFDIADTGNIMPPKTTWFEPKLRSGLIVHSLI